The following DNA comes from Eubalaena glacialis isolate mEubGla1 chromosome 1, mEubGla1.1.hap2.+ XY, whole genome shotgun sequence.
CCCCCGCCACGTCCGCCCCGGCAGCCTTCAGCCACATGAGAGGTAATGGAGGAAAGCCGAGAGCAAAGGAACATGCATGAATTGCAGTGAAACTTGCCCTGCTCGAAGTGGAACCTCTCAGGGGCCTCCGGGGGCGAGGAGTCCTCTGCAGGAGGGGCTGTGGAGCCACAGAGTGTGGCAACAGGCTCCTCTACGTTTTCTGGCTCCCCAGGAAGCTTGGAAGGAGCATCTTTTGGGAGCATGATCTCTACTTCTAATGGTGCAGGTGGGGGCTTGCCACCTGCTGCATCCTCTGAGGCCGGCGTGCCCGGGGGCTGAGGATGCGGAGGGATGGGTGAATCTGGTCTGAGCAAGCCCTTGTTTTTTCTGAGGAGAACAGGGCACTTCTTCAGCAGATGGGTGCTGAGGCCACGCTGTTGCTTGAAGCTGGCTCCACACTCAGGGCAGAGGAGGGGCTCTCGGTGGCCCTGGCACCCAGTCCTGGAGTGCAGACTCAGGGCCTTCTCCCGGCGGGTGATGAAAGGGCAGTGTGGGCAGCGGAAAGCCCGCCCCTCTCCCTGTACCACTACCATCTGAACCCGCCCCTCCAGCACCAGCGCCTCTGCCTGTTCTTTGTCCTGCCTCCTTAGGGCCTTGAGTAATGACTCTGATTCAGGGAACTGGGGCAGGGGTGCTGTCTCAGTGGGTGGATTTGCCTTTAAGGTTCCCACCCAGCTGTTAGGGGGCTCCTCTGAGGAAGGGGGATTTATAGGGGGCTCAGAGACTGGCTTTTCCAGAATGGACTCTTCAGCACCCAAGCCGGAAGTTCCAGCACCTTCAAAGGTAGACAGCTCTGTCAAAGTTCCATCTGGCCCTTCCAGTCTCAGAGGCCCTGAGGGATCCAGGGGCCTGAACTCCACAGGAGCTGTTTCGGTGATCTCCTCAAGGGGCGGGTTGGCCACAGGCTCCAGCTCCACTCCCAGGGCCTCTAGGTGTAGCATGCAGCCTCCCTCATCTACCTCCGCCGGACTGGGGCTGCCAACCAGGTCGTCCCCCTGGGGAACCTCACCGCCGTCCTGTTTCCCAGCACTGTCCTCCTCACTGGTCTCTGGCGGGGCCTGATCCAAGCCGGGGTCCACCACCGTCCCTGGGTCGCGGTCCGGCCCCTCAGGCTGGGCAGACAGCTGACTTGAGGGCTCTGAGTCTGGTGGGGGTGTCGGGCACTGCCCGGCTCCCTCTGGCTCCTGGCTGGCACGGCGAAGCTGCCAGACCTGGTCCCCGGGCACGTAGCCGTGGGCTTTGCGCTTGTGGAAGAAGAGGGCGGTGTTGCTGAAGGTGCGGTAGTCGCAGAGGGCACAGTGGAACTCTCGGAGGCGGGTGTGCTTGCAGTTCTCATGGCTCAGCAGGGCCTGCTTGTGGCGGCTCTGGTAGCTGCAGTAGCGGCAGGGGTAGAGTGGGGCGGCCGTGCCGGGGTGGTGCTGGGAAGCCATGTGCTTCTGCAACTCATACTTCCGCTTGCAAGCGAAGGCGCACACCTCGCACATCAGGGACTTGCCCTGGTGCCGCAGCTTGTGGCTGCTCAGCTGATCAGCCCGGTGGCAGCGATAGGAGCACTGGTTGCACTGGTATCTGGTGAGGAGGGAAGAATCACAATCATAAATTAATCACAGCAACTACCAGTAACTGTATAAATACCTACTATGCGCCAAGCTCTACACTCAGTGTTGTACATGCATCATCTAATTTAATCGTCTTAGTGAGGAGACTAAGGCACAGAAGTTAATAACTTGCCTCGAGTTACAAAGGAAGTGAAGGGCAGACGGTCTAGCTTCAGGGCTTGTGTTCTACCCCCTACTCTACCTTGCTTCCTAAAGGGAAGGTATTATGGATCAGTCAACCTCTGTGGACTTCTGAGGAGCTGACATGGCTACAGCCCCACGGGGCAGGTTTCTGTGCCTAGTTCCCACTCTCCCACGGAGACGTGAAAGCCACGGAGAAACCCCCTAGCCAGCTGTGCCCACAGGTCAGAGGGGAACTTGCCTGGATTTGGACATGGCCAGGATTGGAGCCACAAGCGAAGCCCATCTACTTCACCAGGACTGGACTCAGAACTCAAATGACACCTTAGTCTCTTGGCCTCTACTCTGGGTCTACACCCCCTTCCCTGAGCCCAGAGAGCTCGCACCGTGCAGACTAGGCCACAGGCAGAGGTCAGCTAGAGGCAGCGGAGCCGAGATGACAGGAGCAGAGGGCCGTGCAGAGGAGTCTCTCTGCGGCCAGAAGAGAGATGGGGCCGGAAGCTGACTTTGAGAGGCGGCTAGCTTAGCTCCAGGTCATTGGGTTAGGGAGGGAGGCACGCGTGTGCTCATACCTGAGGTCGCCCGCGTGTTTCCGCATGTGCACGCTGAGGTAGTGCTTCCACTTGGTGACGTAGCCGCATTCGGTGCACATGTAATCCTTGGTGTTGGAGTGGGTCAGCATGTGCTTGGACAGGTAGCTCACGTCTCGACACGTGAAGTCACACAGCTCACACTTGTGCGGCTTCTCgcctgtggggatgggggtgagcgGGGAGAGAACACAAGTCAGACACGGACCGAGGGAGTGACAGACCGTCCTCCCCAGCAGGCTTGCCCTGATGCCCAGCGGGAGTGGAAGCTGAGGTGCTATTCGCAAAAGTCAGTGCTGCCTCACAGCTCTCTGGGACGACCACTCTTCCACCCTGACGCCAAGGAAGGTAGGGGGAAAGTGAAGACCCAGCTTTTCAAAAGTAGCTTCAAAGTCCATTCTGGATTTGTTATACAGCTTATTGGCACTAACGGCCAACTGCTCCACTTAGCCCAATTCGTTCCAGTTTtgtggaagaggaggagaaaaaattaGGCAACACAACATAGTGGTTAACAACTCTGACTCTGGAGTCCAACACAGTAATAAAGATATTCATAGCTGACATTTATACTGtgctcactatgtgccaggcacctttCTGAGCACTTTATAAAAATGCCTCCTcttagaggccgcgatagtgagaggcccgcgcgccgtgatgaagagtggcccccgcttgccacaactggagagagccctcgcgcagaaacgaagacccaacacagccataaataaataaataaataaattccaaaaaaaaaatgcctcctcttactgaatcctcacaacagccctttattaccccattttacagaggaagaagctgaggcagagagaaaCCACAGAGCTATTAGGCAGTGGTTCAAATCTCAGTTTACTACTGTGTGTCCTCGGGCAGGTCATTTAACccctctaagtctcagtttcctggtcTCCAAAAAGGGGGCAACAAAAATACTGACCTCACATGGTTGATATGAAGATTAAAGGGCTCAAGGACGAGCTGTCCCTGTACGTTGGTCAAGACCTAGCGCTAAGAGGTGAGGCTGGGGCCGTGTTCCTTCAGGACCATTCCCTGTTATCCCTGCCCACCCGCTCAGCCCCTCTCCTTATGGTGAAAGGCAAGCAACGTGGTGTTCTGGCTCTGCTTCTgataccagctgtgtgatcctgaaACAGGCCATTTAAATGTTCAGCGTTTCTCATCTTTACCTGCCTTTCTTACAAGATCGTTattgtggattaaatgagataatatatatgaaagaacTATAAAGCACTACACAAGCATACCTCAGAGAGAtggtgggttcagttccagaccaccacaacaaAGCAAACATCGCAAGAAACCGAGTcccacaaattttttggtttcccagtacacgTAAAAGTTATGTTCACACGTTGCAtggtagtctattaagtgtgcgatAACATTCTAACAAAacagtgtacataccttaatttaaaaaaatactttattgctaaaaaatgctaactatcacctgacaatgcagggttgccacaaaccttcgatTTAGAAAAACACACAGTATCTGCTAAGAACAATAAAGTGCAATAAAAGAAAGTATGCCTGTATAGATGTGAGGTTTTAAGAAGCCTCAGAAAAATGAGATTTTGTGACTAAAACCTGTATAGAAATGAACTGTTTAATGGAAACAACAATGGCTTTGCCACAAGCTGCCTAAATACTGTCCTCCCAAACTAAAGAATCTTtgatgagatttttttaatgtcttgtcaATCCGCCAATGCTTACACAGAGATCACAAATGGGAAGATGCTATAGCAGGAAGCCTGGTTTGGTTTTTACTCAAAGCATCAGTAATGCTGGTAACCAATTAAGAGTCTGAGTTGAAAAACCTGCAACTTTCAGGTCACCAGACGTGATCATGTTTCAGTGTCACGGCTTTCAAGGCTATAATATATATGGATGGCTCAGTTCCCTCACCCGCTATCTCTCACAGCACATCACAAAACTTGAACTGCAAAGGAAGGTATCTGTCCTGGTCTGGGTTTCTTTGCTTTAACAGCATAGGTGTTGACCCACCCACGCCTGATTAGGGGTGGGCAGAACCCGACAGGGCTTTAAAGGTGAggcacgggacttccctggtggtccagttaagactctgcgctccctgcagggggcctggattcgatccctggtcagggaactagatcccgcatcccgcaactaaaagatcccgtatgcctcaactaaaaagatcccacatgccgcaaatcCTAGCCTGACCACTTTACTAGCTGAGTGACACTCAACTTAAGGCTTACTTGTAAACCGCAAATACTAGATTTATCTCCAGGAACACTAGGTCAGATGAGTCCTACACAATGTATGCAAAGCCCtcgggtgcctggcacacagtaaacgcTCCCGTTTGCCATCATCACCACTATTACATGGTTGGAAGGGTGGAAGCCATCTCACCGGTATGCAGCAGCATGTGGCGGATAAGCACCCTCTTGTGGGCAGTGGCAAAGCTGCACTCAGGGCACTGATGGATCTTCTCGTGAGCATGCATCTTGCCCACATGGTCCTGGTAGGCCACCGGGTTGAAGGTGGCAAAGGGGCAGAAGGTGCAGTGCAGCTCTTCACTGCCAGGGTGGCCCTGCTTCTTATGTTTACGGAACAGGTGCTTGTTGGAGCAGGCGAAGTCACAGTGGGGGCAGTGGAAGGCATAGTGGCTTTTGTGGTGGGCCTCCATGGCTTCTGCTGTGGCGAAGAGCATGGGACACGAGTGATGGCGGCACTCCACGGCCCGCACCCCGTGGCTCTCCTTCAGATGCTTTACGAAGGCCTTGCGGTCGGGTGCCGTGTAGCTACAGCCCTCCTGAAAGCAGCGAAGGGGCAGCGGCTCGGCCGCAGCTGCTGCGGTGTGGCTCTTGAGGTGCTCCTTAAGGGCCTGGCTGAGGCGGAACTCCTCCCGGCAGACGGGACAGGCATAGGTATCTGAGTAGAAGTTGGAAATATCCTCATGCATGCTGGCCATGTGGCGGTTGAGGGCATTCCTCTCCACTGCACTGTAGTGGCACAGTGGGCAGCGGTGGGCCTTTTGGCCCAGCTCCCGCAGCAGGTGGGTCTTGAGCTTGCTCTTACTGGTGAAGAACTTTTGGCAGTTGGGGCACTGGAGACTGGGGTCTGGGAAGTGGAGATGTAGGTGCTCCACCAGATGGGTCCGCTTCTTGAAGCAGCGCTTGCATTCTGGACACATGTGGGTCTTGAAGAGGGACTCGGTGCCAGAAGCCACAGCTCCTGGGAgagggaaaggcagggagggTTAAGAGTGAGATTCTTCGATAGGTCAGGGGCTGGCCAGTTAATGGGAGAACCACATTTGCCCAGACAaaatatgcatgcatgcatggccttgttcctttctttctaggAAACCAAACAATAGCATCTCAAACTTTGTAGCCTCAAAGAAGAGAGAAGTCATTCAAGTATTTAGAGAAACAAAATCACAAGGACTTCTCAGACCTTGCTGTGACCTTTAAGAAGTGCTTCACCCAGCCACCCACTATTCTTGAGCTTTTATCTAGAAAGGCTCAAAAGAAGAATCTTGATGGAGCATTCTTGTTCTTCCTGTCCTTGACCTGGAGGGCAGGCGGAAGAATCAGTAGGTTGGTTGGCAGGAAAAGAACCCCACAGGGAGCgagcagagggaagagaaggtGAAGTACTCCCATTTCTGAACACTGGGGTCATAGAGAGCTGATAATAAATATAATCAGATCCTTCCTGGTCACCTGACGGTAAATATGCTCCCTGTGGGATGGGTTTCAAATGCTGTTCTCCTCAGATGGAAAACTTGGAAGCAAGGATTCAGAGAAACAACCTTAGGGGGCTCAATGTCAGACAAGACAGGCTGCCAGTCAAAAACCTCTGGCATCTTCATACTATGAATATCACCCTCTCCCTCCTCACAAAAGAGCTTTCTGCCTGGGGAAAACCAACCCCGAGAGCAAACTCTATTTACTCTTACCCTGTGTCACCAGGGTCTGTGCCCATTTATCACTTTCCCACTAGACATGTCAAAGTGGAATGTTAGGAACAGAAGGATCTGAACCAAAACTCAGAAAACCAAACCCCAGAGCCTCAATACCAGGCCCCCCACAGTCCGTTCCTCCCCACCACCAAGAGGTTCAAGCCCCATCACATCATTACCCTCCAACCGCTGAGCCCCCTGGCCTTTCTCCAGGGCTTTCTGGGAGTTCTGGCTGCCActgtcctcttcttcctctacGTCCTCCTCTTCAGCTGACTCCTGCCCAGGCAAGGGTGCTCCGACTTCCTCTGAAGGCTCTCCCTCTCCTGGGGACACTCTGAGAGCTGAAGATGCAAAGAACTTGATGACTAGAGGAGCCAACGCAGTGCTGAGTGCTTGTACTTCTCCTCTTACTGGCCGGAAGAATCACCTCCCACCATTTAGCATAAGGGAATCTGGGGTTCTAAGTCTATTAATTTATTCCCACACAAGACAGGGATAGGAAGACCAGGAGCTAAGCTGTCAGTGATGCTCCAGTCTGAAGTAAATCAAACCTCAGATAACACCAACCTCGGACCCCTTGAAGGCAAGATCTTTGAGGTCActgcagtggggggagggggcagagaggtAGAGAATGGGCGGACTAGACTGTACTTCCCTGGCTCAGGTCCCCAGGGTTAATGGCTGGTGGCTCAGTGTGGGCAAACATCCCTGACCTCTAAACTTGTACTGAGAAACCCAACTCAGCAATTCAGGATCACATCCTGTGCTCTCAAATccattccttctctccctcaGTTAGAGGCAGCTGCCTCAGTAAGGCAAAGATGTATGACTttttcccaggaaagaggaatCTTCTCTTTGTACCAGAGCACAAATCAGTCTTAGCAAGCCAAATTCTCTCATCAGAACCCTGGCCTCTCCTGGCCTGGTTTCTCTATTTCCTCCTGCTCCTCTGCTCACCCAACACTCTTTTTGAAACCAAGAGGAATAAGAATCACTGAAGCACCACCTCCCTCgaaggtttctttttaaaataaccccAGCTTCTCCTGCCCAATCCCACCTGCTCTAACAGGGAGTCTACAGGCATTCTACCAATGGCTACAGCCACTGACGGGCAGTTTAGCTTCTGCCCTCAGAAAGTTCTGAAATGGATCATAAGAGACATTGGTTAAGTAACCTCAAGGCCACAGTGTAGCTTAAGCCAAACTTCATTCATTGTCATGGACAAAGACTTCCTCTTTGTCCCAGATTTTCTGCCTGGTCCGGGGTGTCTAGATGCCTTCCCACGTCAGCCAATAATCCCGTCCTCCTGAGCCACTACCCCAGATTCTCTTCAATTCAGGCTTACATTCATGGCATTAGTAACAATTGCCTCTGCTACAGACCAATTGCAGCTGCAATCCAGGCAGGATACTGCTGGGTCCTTGGCCTCATACCTGGCAGCAGCTCCTGGGATGGAAGACCCTGAACAGCAGACAGTTCTCCCTGTGTCCCGTGCCCGTGACTCCGCTGATGCTGCCGGAAGAGTTTGATGTTGGAGCCCACGAAGCTGCAGTGGTTGCAGTGGAAAGGGTAATGGGCCTGCCGGTGCAGCTCCATGCCCTGCTGGCTCCCGAAGAGCAGGGGGCAGCCCCGGAAAGAACAGGGCACAGGAAGCGCTCTGTGGGTCTGCCTCAGGTGGTGCTGTAGACCCTTGCGATCTTCAGCGGAGAACACACAGCCAGACTCCGGGCAGGAGAAGGCGTCAGGAGTGCCCCGGTGAATCTTGAAGTGGCTCTTCAGGGCCTGGGGTTGGGCAAACTCCTGTCTACACACAGGGCATGGCAGGGGGCTATCTGGTGGGCTCTGGCCCTGCAGAGGGCCAGGGAGAGTGAGGTTGCTGGGGGGCAGCTCTACAGAGCAGGGGGGGCTAGCGAGGCCCTGCACAGGCTGTATAATGGTCTCAGTGCACTGGTGCAGGGCCAGCAGAGTGGGCTCTGCGAAGCTCTGCTCACAGTGCTCACAGAAGTACACCTCCACCACCTTTACCAGGACACCTGCAGGCAGAGGACCGACAGAGAAAGGCACAGAATCAGATGGAACAAGACTCAGAGGAGTTAGTTACCAGTAGAAAATGTAGGTGAATCTTTTAACATTCATGGAATGGAGATGGACTTAAGTCTGATTCTACACCTTAAGTCTGATTTTCAAAGCCCCCTAAGGTCAAAGATGGTCTATCTTGCACGTGTGTTTGGATTCCCAGTATCTTGCACAATACTTGGCACAAAGTAggtacttcataaatatttgtgaagtgAATGTAACAAGTATTAACCAAATCCAGAAAGCATTAAGAAAAGGCGATATGTTTTGcccaaataaaaaattagaaacttacaaaagaagaaaatgacaatcTGAGGAAAATATCTGCAATATACATGACAAAGCATTACTTTTATATTCTGTGAAGAGATTTTCAAAGGCACAGTAATTCACAAAATGGAGGACATCCTTTCTGAGATGAGCCAGATCACATTCATAATAAttgctgccattttttttttgataatttttatttttatttttttaatcaattaattaatttatttatttatttttggctgcattgggtctttgttgctgcgctcgggctttctctagttgcggcgagcggggtgcactctttgttgcagtgtgtgggcttctcattgcgatggcttctcttgttgcggagcacaggctccaggcgcgcgggccgcggtagttgtggcatgcgggctcagtagttgtggcttgtgggctctacagcacaggctcaggagttgtggcgcatgggtctagttgctccgcttGCTGCCATTTCTTAAGCAACTGGCACGACCTTGACAAAGAAAGGCTTAGGAAACACTTTTGCTTGGTCCTCCAACTGCCCTATGAGAAGAGGGACCTGGGATGCTGCAAGGTTAAGGCCACCATGCCTGTTAATGGTGGAGCCCAGGTTTGTCCTACATTTATTCTggtggttctttttctctttattattttttcgtttaaataaaaattcagtgcAACAACAGAACTATATAAAGAATAACTACCTCCCACCCTCACACACATAATTTGGTCTATATCCTTTCAGACCTTTTGGGTCATTTTTTGGCAATTTGctttttttgagtttatttacttatttatttttggctttgggtcttcgttgctgcgcgtgggctttctctagttgcggcgagcaggggctactcttcattgcggtgcgcgggcttcttattgcagtggcttctcttgttgcagagcatgggttctaggcgcacaggcttcagtagttgtggctctcgggctctagagcgcaggctcagtagttggggcacacgggcttagttgctccgcggcatgtgggatcttcctagaccagggctcgaacctgtgtcccctgcaatggcaggcggattcttaaccactgtgccaccaggaagccctggcaatttgctttttaaaaaatttttttcacttgctATATATCAAAGATATTTTTACCTATGAGTAGGACATTTAGATCTACCTAATTTTTTTTGTCCAGTTCATGGTACTTCAGAGCACGggtaaatcaaaatgaaattttgctCTTACTGATAgatatctgggttgtttccaaccattacaaataaagctgccctACACATCCTTATTCCTGTAtccttgtgcatgtgtgtgactcTTTCTATAGGACAGATCCCTAGAAGTGGAACTACTAGGTCAGAGTCCacgtcttttaaaatttgttacatggataaattgattttcaaaaactTTGCTAATTTATACTCCATAAACTATAAGATAGTGTCTGTTTCCCCATAGCCTCACCAACACTAGTTTTATAAAAAATGCTTAATTTCTGCCAAAGTTGAGAAACAATAATGGCATCTTATAGTTAAACTGGAATTTGTGTGTTAGTGAGATTAAATATACTTACGGTTATtaactattttcatttcttctttagtAAACTGCACAtagatttcttttctccctttctaaaaaaatactgtttctttttcttattgtggagctctttgaattttaaagatattaactctttcttatatattgcaaatgttttatatattgcaAATGTTTTTCCAGGTTCCTTTTTAATTTATCCATTATTTCTTTCACCACATCAAAGTTTAGAAATATTATAAGATCAAACTAGCTAATCTTTCCCAGTATTCTTTGTACACTACCAAGGAAAAATGGTACAACTGTAGCTGGAAGACGACAGTTACAAAACAGGGAAGTTACCTAAAAATAAGAAGTTGAGATGTGGGAAGATTAAAGGGGAGACTCTTTCTTCTAACgtaaatataaattattcaacTCCCACTCTTAACGGCATGCCTTGGGTGAGTTAAGTATGTTATCCGCGAGAAACTAGAGCAGGGAAATACCAGATTACCGCTAGGAAGCCCTGCCAAGTCCTGGGTGGTGGAGAGAGGCTGGGCCTTTTGCCTAATCCCTGGCTGCAGTCCCTGGGTGGGAGGgtcaacatggagaaaagaatcCTTGAGGACTATAGGAGTAAGGGTTGGGCAGAGGTGTCAGAAAGGTCTTCCCTTCTGGATTACTGCCTAGCAGACGTGAAGCCCTCGCAGGGATAGACTGCCAAGAGCTTGGTACAAGTTGTGCACCACCTCGCCAGACTTCAATCAACATTCACCAACTGCAAATCAAATTACAACATCTCTAAGTATAAAAATAGGATGCTACCTTGTGTCTTCATCATATTTATATACAACGATCAAAAACAGCACAGACAAAAACTCAGGGTTGCTTGTCTCACTGGCCTGCTAGCAACTGTGTTGGTACCTGGGGTCTCTCCAGGAGCACCTGGGGACAGGTTTCCAGCTACTGCTTCCACAATGATCTCCATGTTCCCTGTGTCCTCTTCAGTTGCTGTGGCTTCTACCAGCAGGCAGCCTGGGTCAGCAGGCAAAGGTGGAGGGTTCCCAGAAGGACAGGGGCTCTGGACAGGCTCTAGGAGTCCACGGTTAGAGAGAGGTCGGGGGATCAGCAATAGCTCAGGGCACAGTCCATCCATCTCCCCAGTGCTGTTGGCTGCCTGTGAGTCCAACACAGGGTCTGACATCACCACCAACTTGTGTGCTATGTCCTCTTACGTGCTGATAAACCAACcagaagaaaaaccaaacaacataTAATTAGATCTCTCACTTTCCTCCCAGCTGGTGTGGGTGCACAGCCCAGTGCCTGCCCAATCAGGCATTTCCTTGCATGGCAGCATGCCATACGTAGTTAACCTagaaattttctttatatgaCAATGTCTAGAACAAAAAGCATAAACATGATAATAGGGATCAATATAGGAAAGAGACAAGAAGTTGTAGCCAATATATTAAAGACTGTTTCTTGGAGCTAAGTGATGTTGGTCAAATTATTAAGCAACCTGGGTCTCAGGTCTCTTATCTGCAATAAAATTGGGTGGGACCAAGGGATCTCAGAGGTCCCCTCCCCTCTTAACATTTTATGATCTCACTATTCCTTAGCTCAAAGCCCTTCcttcatgatctggcccctgctgACCTCTCCAGATTCATCCTCCACCTCTCTCCGCAAAAGATCTCTGAACTGATGATTCAGCTTGTCATTCATTTGCCATTCCCCAGACTCACCACATTCTCTTCTGCTTCCATATCCTTACACATCCCTCTCTCGGCTTGATGGGCCTCCTCCCCTTTGCCATCTCTCTTGTCTGGCTAACCAACTCCTAACTAGCCTTTAAGAATCTGCACAAATGTCACTTCCACTAGGATGGCTTCCGGATACCTTTCATCTAAGTTTCTCTCTCTGAGGTCCTAATGGCCCCTTGTACATGGCTCTGACAGAAACTGTGTCACACTGCACTGTCGTTTACCTATCAGTCTCCCTTCCTAGACTTGGAGCTTTTTGAGTGGAGTTTATTGATGTTATCACTTCACTGAACACACCACAACATTCTATGCAAGTCAGACAAATAAGGGAATTCTAGTGAAGAACTCCAGACACAGAAATGCATCAAAGCAAAGCTAGGCTTCTACTAAGATAGAAGTAGAATCAAATCAGTGGTGCCTTACAAGTTAACACACCTGGAGAAATTTCTAACAAACTGACTATGGCCTCACATTGAACACTGGAACACAACAGAAACGAATGTCA
Coding sequences within:
- the ZNF142 gene encoding zinc finger protein 142 isoform X1, with the translated sequence MSDPVLDSQAANSTGEMDGLCPELLLIPRPLSNRGLLEPVQSPCPSGNPPPLPADPGCLLVEATATEEDTGNMEIIVEAVAGNLSPGAPGETPGVLVKVVEVYFCEHCEQSFAEPTLLALHQCTETIIQPVQGLASPPCSVELPPSNLTLPGPLQGQSPPDSPLPCPVCRQEFAQPQALKSHFKIHRGTPDAFSCPESGCVFSAEDRKGLQHHLRQTHRALPVPCSFRGCPLLFGSQQGMELHRQAHYPFHCNHCSFVGSNIKLFRQHQRSHGHGTQGELSAVQGLPSQELLPALRVSPGEGEPSEEVGAPLPGQESAEEEDVEEEEDSGSQNSQKALEKGQGAQRLEGAVASGTESLFKTHMCPECKRCFKKRTHLVEHLHLHFPDPSLQCPNCQKFFTSKSKLKTHLLRELGQKAHRCPLCHYSAVERNALNRHMASMHEDISNFYSDTYACPVCREEFRLSQALKEHLKSHTAAAAAEPLPLRCFQEGCSYTAPDRKAFVKHLKESHGVRAVECRHHSCPMLFATAEAMEAHHKSHYAFHCPHCDFACSNKHLFRKHKKQGHPGSEELHCTFCPFATFNPVAYQDHVGKMHAHEKIHQCPECSFATAHKRVLIRHMLLHTGEKPHKCELCDFTCRDVSYLSKHMLTHSNTKDYMCTECGYVTKWKHYLSVHMRKHAGDLRYQCNQCSYRCHRADQLSSHKLRHQGKSLMCEVCAFACKRKYELQKHMASQHHPGTAAPLYPCRYCSYQSRHKQALLSHENCKHTRLREFHCALCDYRTFSNTALFFHKRKAHGYVPGDQVWQLRRASQEPEGAGQCPTPPPDSEPSSQLSAQPEGPDRDPGTVVDPGLDQAPPETSEEDSAGKQDGGEVPQGDDLVGSPSPAEVDEGGCMLHLEALGVELEPVANPPLEEITETAPVEFRPLDPSGPLRLEGPDGTLTELSTFEGAGTSGLGAEESILEKPVSEPPINPPSSEEPPNSWVGTLKANPPTETAPLPQFPESESLLKALRRQDKEQAEALVLEGRVQMVVVQGEGRAFRCPHCPFITRREKALSLHSRTGCQGHREPLLCPECGASFKQQRGLSTHLLKKCPVLLRKNKGLLRPDSPIPPHPQPPGTPASEDAAGGKPPPAPLEVEIMLPKDAPSKLPGEPENVEEPVATLCGSTAPPAEDSSPPEAPERFHFEQGKFHCNSCMFLCSRLSSITSHVAEGCRGGRGGGGKRGASQTQPVVSPLSSRDSAPLSSGSAERSPGDGNAALVPKQKGARFSCPTCPFSCQQERALRTHQTRGCPLEQSGELRCGLCPFIAPAAAALRLHQKRRHPAAAPAHGPRPPLQCGDCGFTCKQSRCLQQHRRLKHEGVKPHQCPFCDFSTTRRYRLEAHQSRHTGVGRIPCSSCPQTFGTNSKLRLHRLRVHDKTPTHFCPLCDYSGYLRHDITRHVNSCHQGTPAFACPQCEAQFSSETALKQHALRRHPEPTPPVPGSPTEATEGPLHCSRCGLLCPSPASLRGHTRKQHPRLECGACQEAFPSRPALDEHRRQQHFSHRCQLCDFAARERVGLVKHYLEQHEETSAAASSAGDAGQPPLRCPFCDFACRHQLVLDHHVKGHGGTRLYKCTDCAYSTKNRQKITWHSRVHTGEKPYRCHLCPYACADPSRLKYHMRIHKEERKYLCPDCGYKCKWVNQLKYHMTKHTGLKPYQCPECEYCTNRADALRVHQETRHREARAFMCEQCGKAFKTRFLLRTHLRKHSEAKPYVCNVCHRAFRWAAGLRHHALTHTDRHPFFCRLCSYKAKQKFQVVKHVRRHHPDQADPSQGVGKDPTTPTVHLHDVQLEDPGPPAPAAPPTGPEG